AAAAAACTTGATAATTATACAGATGAGGGGAAAAAAGTATTCAAAGTCTTAAAAGAATATAAAACCAAAGGATGTAATTTTGATTTTAATGGGGAACCCATTCTTTATGAAATTGCTCGCTTTCATCGTAATTTTCGTGATGATGTTTTTTTTGAAAAAGTTGTACATTTTATCGTAGAAAATGGTGCTGATATTAATAACCATGAGAAAGATGGTCACGAAACAATACTACATAGAATTAAATATATGGAGAATAAGAAAATTCGATATAGATTATTTAGATATCTAATTGAAAAAGGATTAGATATTGATAAAGTTAAAGAGGACCAAATCACATATGCAAGTATCTTAAGTGACTATTCTGAATATGTCTATCAAGAAGACTCAATACAAAGAGAAGAATATACACAAAATGGTTCTTACCTTGGAAGCTATAATACTGATGAATATTGGCATGATCTAGATATATTAGAATTGTTAATTAAAAATTCAAAGAATTTAGATATAAAGGCATATGCTTTAACAAAATTTCCTATATCTCCTAGTAATAATGATAAAAATTCTGTAAAGAGTAGCCAGAATATAGAGAGAATTCAAAATCTTTTTTTTAAAGAAGGATTCAATCCGAATCTAAAAGAAGAATCAGGTACAACTATATTTAGTAATTTATTCTATAAAGATATAAATAAAACTAAAGAAGGCTTTATAAAAAGGTTAATCAAGTATGGATTTGATATAAACACTCCAATATTTTACAATAAAGAAACACTCTTAACATTTATAATTAGAGAAAAGAAAAAAACATGGTTTAATTTTATAAAAAGTTTAAAAATAGATGTAAATACACAAAATAGATGGAAGCAAACAGCATTAATGCTTGCATCTAAATACAACAATGAAGAACTTTTTAATTATATATTAACACAGAGTCCAGATGTAAATATGAAAGATCATAATGGCGATTCATGTCTAATGTATGCCGTAAATAATAATAGATATTACATGACAAAAAAACTAATTGAATTAGGAGCAGATACCAAACCAATTAATAACAAAGGTTTTAATGCACTTGATATGGCTACTAATCATAACAATAAAAATATACAAAAATTAATAAAAAGTGGAGTATCTGGTAAACAAACAGGTATTGATAAACTTTTAGCTAAAAAAGCTACAACTCCTAACTATAATTCTTTTGCATTAATAATTGGAGTAAATAAATATTTAAATGAAACAGCAGTTGAATATGCAGATAATTCAGCTAAATCTTTCGCCCTTCTATCCCAAAATGTTCTTGGGATTCCTAAAGAAAACATTATTATGCTTACCAATGAAAGAGCTACAAGTGGACAGATTAAAAGTAACATTCAATTAATTAGTCAATTAGTTGAAGAGGGGAATAAATTATACTTCTTCTATGCAGGGCATGGTGTACCAGGAAAATCTGGTGAAACATACATCTTACCCTCAGATATGAAAGCTGATAATATAGAACTTGAAAGTCAACTTTCAATTAAAAATATTTATAAAACATTTGTTTCATCACCTGCGAAAGAAGTTTTAGTATTTATGGATAGTTGTTTTAGTGGAAAAGACGATTCTGGTAGTTTACTTTATAAAGGTGTTGCTCCTATTCTTAAAACAAAGAAGAATATTATTGATAAAAACAAACTATCAGTTTTTAGTGCTGGTTCATCTTCTGATTTTGCAAATCAATATGTTGATGAAGAGCAAAGATTGTTTAGTTATTACTTGATGAAAGGGATGTTAGAAGGTAAAAGTAACTCTAGTGAATTATCAAACTATATAAAAATAAATGTTAAAAGAAAGTCTCTTAGACTTGGACTAAGTTACAAACAAATACCTCAATATGAGGGAAAAGAAAATTTAATTATATATTAAGAACAAAGGAACAAAAAAGATTACCTATGAAAAAAATTAAAAATATTCTACTTATAATTCTAATTGCTTTATTTATGTCAAATTGTTCAGAACAAGCTATGACACTAGAACAAAAAAATGCATATTTAAAAAAACATGCTAAAAAATATAATGAAAATGAAGCAAAAAAACTTAATATAACTCTTGATGAACTAGAAATATATAGAGAAGAATCTAAGAAGCTAGGATTAACCCTCTATCAATATCAAGATAAGTTAAAGACAGAAGAAAGAGATAAATTACTTATGGAAACATTAAATAATATTAAATCTAATAACACAAAACAGTATACAAATATAAACCAAAATGATTTAATAAAAGAACAATATAATGCATCTATAAAATCTAAATATACATTTAAAAATAGATCTAAAAAAAGCTATGATTCTTTTGCTTTAGTTATTGGAATTAATGACTATAAACAAAATACTTCAGTTGAATTTGCAGATTTATCAGCCTTAGCATTTCAAGATTTAGCAACGCAAACTTTTGGTGTTCCTAAAGAAAATGTAATAACTTTACTAAATGATGAAGCGACATCAGGACAATTAAAATCAAAAATAGAGTTAATCAAAGAATTAGCAGATTCAAATGGTAATTTATATATCTATTTTGCAGGGCATGGTGTTCCTGGAAAAGATGGTAATACATATGTTTTACCAAATGATATGAGTGCAGATAGTATTCATTTAGAACCTAATTTACAATTAAATAAAATCTATTCAAAGTTATCTAAATCAAATGCTAAAAACGTATTTGTTTTTATGGATAGTTGTTTTAGTGGAAAAGATGATAAAGGTGAATTACTTTATAAAGGAGTTGCACCTATTCTAAAAAGAAATAAAGAAAACTCTATAAATCAGAAATTAACTATTATCACTGCTGGTGGAGCGAATGACTTTGCAAATGATTATAAAGATGAACAGCAAAGACTCTTCTCATACTACTTGATTAAAGAACTTGCTCAAGGTGAAATAGATTTAGAGAAGGTTTATGCAACTATAAAAAACAAGGTTAAAAGAACTTCTTTAATGAAGGGAATTGGATATAAACAAGTTCCTCAAATACATGGGAATAAACAAATATCTTTATATTAGAATAACGATGACTATGTACAATAAGAATTTAATAGATTAAGAGCTTAAAAGAAAAATCTATAAATATATAAACCTTTGTTTTAAAATATTTAACTATAATATCAATAAATTATAAAACAAAGGTCGTTTTTTGTTAGTTCATATTTGTTGTGCAGTCGATAGTCACTATTTTTTAGAAAGAGTTCAAGAAGAGTATCCAGATGAAACTCTAGTAGGTTTTTTTTATGACCCTAATATTCATCCTTATAGCGAGTATCGTTTAAGATACTTAGATGTAGAGTACTCATGCCAAAAGCTTGGTATTGAGCTTATTGAAGGTCCTTATAATCTAGAAGAGTGGCTTAAAAAAGTAAAAGGTATGGAGCATCTTCCTGAAAAAGGTGATAGATGTACAGTTTGTTATGATGATAGACTTGATAATACAGTTGCTAAAGCAAAAGAGTTAGGTCACGATAAATTTACTACAACTCTTCTAATCTCTCCTAAAAAATCTCAAGAAAAGCTTGATATTATAGGTCATAACTTAGAAAAACTTCATGGAATTGAGTTTATTTACAGAGATTATAAAGCTGGTAATGGTGCAGAAATTCAAGGTAAAAAGGTAAAAGAAAACTCTTTGTATAGACAAAACTATTGTGGTTGTTTATTTGGTTTATCAGCACAAAGAGAAGCACAAGATAAAATAATGGATGAAATGTTTAATCCAATTTCAAATCAAATATTACCTGAATCAATTGAAGAGCGATTAGAACTTTATAAAAAGAGAAATACTCTTGAAACAAGTGGTGAAAAGTACAAAATAGTTAAACATAGATTTTTAAACTATAGACTTTTAAGTGCCCGAGTTAAAGTAGCTAAACAAACTGTTCCATCGTATATTTTACCATACTCAATGATAAATAGAAACAAAACAAATGGAAGAATTGAGTATGAAAAAGATGGAATAAACTATTTAAATAGAGATGAATTAAAAATTATTTCTCTTGAAAAGTTTAATGCACTTGCAAATAGTAGCTATAAAAATGTAAAAGAATTAATGTACCTACCTCCATCATTTGATGAAGAATTACAAGTGCGTTCAAAGATTTTAAAAAGTGCTTTTAATCTAAGTTCCATCATAGTTTTAGATGAAATTATAGACGCAAAATATGAGATTGAACTAAATGCTGAAACTTACGATGACGTAAGAGAGGAAATCGTATGAAACTTTTAGTTTGTGCAATGGAGACATCTTCTAATATTCATTTAAAAGAGTTAAAAAAACATTTTAATGATGATATTGAAATGGTAGGTGTTTTTGATAAAGAACTTGGAAATCCTTTATATGATTTAACAGCACTTGCTATTATGGGAATAGTTGATGCATTAAAAAAACTAAGATTTTTCTTTAAACTTCGAGATGAATTAGTAGAACTAGCAAGTGATTGTGATAAAGTTTTATTAATGGATTCATCAGGCTTTAATTTACCTCTTGCAAAAAAACTAAAAGCAACTTATCCAAATAAAGAAATAATTTATTATATTCTACCTCAAGCTTGGGCTTGGAAGCAAGGAAGAGTTAAAAAACTAGAAGAATATTGTTCTAAACTTTGTTCAATTATTCCTTTTGAAAGTTCAATTTATAATGATAAAGAAAAAATTACTTATGTAGGTCATCCTTTGCTTGATGAAATTCATAACTTTAAAAAAGAACTAACAAAAAGTGGAAAAATTGCTTTCATGCCAGGAAGTAGAAAAACTGAAATAAAAAATCATATGCCAATTTTTAGAGAACTTGCTAAAAAAATTCCAAATAAAGAACATATCTTAATTATTCCCCAAAAATTTGACAAAGAATATATTACAAAAACTTATGGAGATATAAGTGATTTTACAATCTCAACTAAAGCGCATGAAACACTTCAAGAAGCTGAGTATGGTTTTATTTGTTCAGGAACAGCAACACTTGAAGCAGCTTTAATTGGAACTCCTTTCACACTTTCTTATATTGCAAAGAAAATTGACTATTTTATTGGTTCACGATTTGTTAAACTTTCTCATGTAGGATTAGCGAATATTTTCTTTGAAAAAATGGGAAAAGAAGAAATTCATAAAGAATTCTTACAAGAAAACGTAAGTGTAGAAAATCTTTTACATGACTATAATACTATGGATAAAAAATTATTTTTTGAAAACTCTCAAATATTGCGAGAATACTTACAAAATGGAAGTTCCAAAAATGTTGCAAGCATAATTCAAAACTAATTTTTTTTTAGATATAATATCTACCATTAATAAAAAATTTAGGATAATAAATGTTCGATATTACACAAATTCAAGAAATACTTCCTCACAGATATCCACTACTACTTGTGGATAGAATCACAGATATGGAATTAAAAAAATCAATCAAAGGTTTTAAAAATATTTCTATTTCAGAACCAGCATTTCAAGGTCACTTCCCAGGTCATCCAATTTACCCTGGTGTATTAATCTTAGAAGGTATGGCTCAAGCTGGTGGAATCTTAGCTTTAAAAAGCTCTGATTTAAGCGAAGAAGAAATGAAAAATAAAGTAATTTACTTCATGAGTATTGATAAAGCAAAATTTAGAAATCCTGTTAAACCAGGTGATAGATTAGATTACGAACTTGAAGTAATCAAAATGAAAAGTACTTTAATGATGTTAAGTGGAAAAGCCTATGTTGATGGTAAGCTAACTGCTGAAGCTGAATTTAAAGCAATGATAGTAGATAAATAAGACCTATCATGAATACTATTCATAAAACTGCAATAATTGAGCAAGGAGCAACTTTAGGTGATAATATCACTATTGGTGCTTATACAATTATTGGAAAAGATGTAAAAATTGGTGATGGAACGATTGTTGATTCTCATACAGTAATTGAAGGAAAAACAACAATTGGAGAAAATAATCATATTTTCTCACATGCAGCAATTGGAACAATACCTCAAGATTTAAAATTTAATGGTGAAGATGTAGAACTAATTATTGGAAATAACAATAAAATTAGAGAATTTACACTATTTAATCCAGGAACAATAGGTGGTGGATCAATTACTAAAATTGGTGACAACAACTTATTTATGGGTTACACTCATGTTGCACATGATGTAATTATTGGGAATAACTGTGTATTTGCAAATGGTGCAACGCTTGCAGGTCATGTTGAAGTTGATGACTTTGTAGTAGTTGGTGGATTAACACCAATTCATCAATTTTGTAAAATAGGAACACATGTAATGGTTGGAGGTGCTTCAGCAGTTGCTCAAGATATTCCTCCATATTGTTTAGTTGAAGGTAATAAAGCAGTATTAAGAGGTCTTAACTTAAATGGATTAAGAAGAAGATTTAAAGATAGATCTGATATTAATGCAATCAAAAGTGCTTACAAAGCACTATTTGAAGCAGGTAATCCTCTAGCAGATGTTGCAAAAGAACTACTTGAAACAAGTGAAAATGAACATGTAAAAGAATTAGCAAGTTTTGTAGTAAATACAAAACGTGGTATTCCTTACAATAGAAAATAAGAAATAGGCAGACAATGAGTAAAATTATATGTGACTTTTGTGGAACAACAGACTCTAAAGATAATCCAGTAATAGCAGGTGATAACGCTTGTATTTGTAAAGCTTGTGTAACAGCAGCAAATGATATTATGAGTGGAAGTGTTCCAGCACAAGAAAATATTGAAAAAAAAGATGAGCTTCCAAGTAAAGAAGCACTTTTAAGAACACCTGCACAATTAAAAGCAATTTTAGATGAGTATGTAATTGGTCAAGATACAGCTAAAAAAGTTTTATCAGTTGCAGTTTATAACCACTATAAAAGAATTTTTAGACATCATGAAATTGATGATGATACGGAGTTAAATAAATCGAATGTTTTATTAATTGGACCAACAGGTTCAGGTAAAACTTTATTAGCTCAAACAATTTCTAAATATCTTGATGTTCCTTTAGCAATTGCTGATGCAACTTCTTTAACAGAAGCAGGATACGTTGGTGATGATGTTGAAAATGTTGTAACAAGACTTGTTCAAGCAGCAGGTGGAGATATTGAAAAAGCTCAAAGAGGTATTATCTTTATTGATGAAGTTGATAAAGTAGCAAGAATGAGTGAAAATAGATCAATCACTAGAGATGTTTCAGGTGAAGGAGTACAGCAAGCCTTACTTAAAATAGTTGAAGGTGCAACAATTAATGTTCCTGCAAAAGGTGGAAGAAAACACCCAGGTCAAGAAGCATTACAAGTTGATACTACAAATATTTTATTTGTTTGTGGGGGAGCATTTGACGGTCTTGAAGATATAATCAAGAAAAAAGAAGGTGCAAATGTACTTGGTTTTAACCATGAAGCAAAAAGTAAGAAAAAAGATAAAGATATTGTTTCAAAAGTAGAAGCTGATGATTTAGTTAAATATGGTTTAATTCCAGAATTAATTGGTCGACTTCATATGATAGCAACTTTAAATGAAATTACAGAAGATGATATGGTTCATATTTTAACTGAACCTAAAAATGCATTAATCAAACAATATATTAAATTATTCGAAATGGATGATGTAACTTTAAAATTTGAAAAAGCAGCTTTAAAGGAACTTGCAAGACTTGCAATTGAAAGAAAAACAGGTGCAAGAGGATTACGTTCTATTTTAGAAGACATCATGCTTGATATTATGTTTGATCTTCCAAATTATAAAAATAAAACTATTACAATTACGAAAGATGTGGTTCTTAAAACAAAAGAACCAAAAGTTGCATAAAAAGGATGATATGTGTTTTTAGATAAATTAATTGGTCTATTTTCAAGTGATATGGCTATTGACTTAGGGACTGCAAATACAATTGTTTCAGTAAAAGGAAAAGGTATCATTATAAATGAACCTTCTGTTGTTGCTGTACAAAATGATAAATATGGTCGTGATAAAATTTTAGCAGTTGGACAAGAAGCTAAACAAATGATTGGAAAAACTCCTTTGAATATTCAAGCAGTTCGTCCTATGCAAGATGGTGTTATTGCTGATTTTGAAATGACTGAAAGAATGATTAGATATTTCATTGAAAAAGCACATTCAAGAAAATCATTTATTCGTCCAAGAATCATCATTTGTATCCCTTATGGAATTACTCAAGTTGAAAGAAAAGCAGTTGAAGAATCAGCTATGAGTGCAGGTGCAAGAGAAGTATTCTTAGTAGAAGAACCAATGGCAGCTGCAATTGGTGCAGGAATTCCTGTATCAGATCCTTCTGGTTATGTAGTTGTTGATATTGGTGGAGGTACAACTGAAATTGGTGTAACTTCACTTGGTGGGCTTGTATTATCAAAGTCTATTAAAGTTGCTGGTGATAAATTTGATAAGTCAATTATCGAACATGTAAGACAAAACTTTAATCTTTATATTGGGGAGAGAACAGCTGAAAATATCAAAATTGAAATTGGAACTGCTGTAAAACTTGATACTGAATTAAAAATTAAAGTAAAAGGTAGAGATAATTCTGGCTTACTTTCAACTGTTGAACTTGGAAGTGAAGGTGTTAGGTCTGCAATTAAAGAACCTCTTAAAGAAATTGTTTCTGCTGTTCGTTCAGTATTAGAAGAGATGCCACCTGATTTAGCAGGTGATGTTGTTGATAATGGAGTAATCCTTACAGGTGGTGGTGCTTTAATTAGAGGTATTGATGTATATCTTGCTGATATTATTAAACTTCCTGTAAAAGTTGCAGAAGATCCATTATTAGCAGTTGCTTATGGTACAAGCAATGTATTAGATGAGGATGCTTTACTTAAACTAATAACTAATGCGTAAATTCTTATTTATTATCCTTTTTCTTATAATTAGTTTGTTATATCTCTTTGAGATTGACAATCTAATTATTAAAAAATTCACATTTTTTAATGACCTTAAACTTTCTTATATAAATAAAGTAATAGGCATATCAACAACAGTTGAAAAATACTTTAATCAAGCAAGTACTATTGAAGAACTTCGAATTCAAAATAATGAATTAAAAGAGTATAAAATACTTTACACTGCAACACAAAAACAACTTGATACAATTAAAGAGTTTGTTATCACAATGGATGCAGATGAATCAAAACCAAATATTTCTTTGGCGAAAGTATTATCTTATATAAATTTTAATGATTTTACAAAAGTATGGCTTGATCAAAAAAAAGATGATAATTCTATTTTAGGATTAATAACAGAAGAGTATGCAGCAGGAATTGTAGTAAATCAAAATGGGAAATCAGTAGCACTTTTAAATGGTAATAAAGAGTGCTCTTATGCAGTTTTCATTGGAGAAGATAAGATTCCAGGAATTATCACTTCTTCAAGTGATGGTAAAAATCTACTTATTAAATATATTCCAATTTGGTCTGAAATTAAAATCGGTGATGAAGTTATAACTTCAGGCATGGATAATATATTTTTTGAAGGTTTAAAAGTAGGTAGAATTGTGGAAGAAAACACACTTCCTGATATGAGAACAGCTGTAATTAAACCTTATGCAAATGTATTAAAAAAGAAATACTTTTATACATACAAACACTATTCACATAATAAAAAAGATATAGAAAAACCTATAGAAAAAGATACAAAAGCTACTAATAAGTAGCCATTATCTTATCTACTTGATCCCAAGTCATCTTATCTTTTTTATCATCTTTTTTGAACATATTAAAAATATATCTTGCGAACATATCTGTTTCTAAATTTACTTTTGTTCCAACTTTATATCCTTTGAAAAGAGTATTTTCAATTGTATGAGGGATTACTGTAAGTCTAAAAGAATCTTCCATAACTTCATTAACAGTTAAAGAAACACCATCAATTGTAATTGAACCTTTTGGAATAATATATTTTGAATATTCACAAGGAAGGTCGATAAAAAAATCTGTAGAATTACCATTATTTTTAATAGCACTTATTGTTCCTAAGCAGTCAACATGACCTTGAACAATATGACCTTCAAATCTATCACCCATCATCATAGCAGGTTCAATATGAACTTTATTTTTGTAGTTTTCCATTGCCAAAATCTTTTGAGATTCAGGAGATAATTCAACTGTAAAAGTATCTTTTAAAATTTTTACAACTGTTAAACACGCTCCATTAATTGCAATTGAATCACCAATTTTAGGTGAGTATTTTGCTTTTAATGTTAGGTAATTATTATTAAAACTTTCAACTTTTGCCATCTCGCGAATAAGACCTGTAAACACTTAAAAAACCTTTTGATAAAATTAAGGTATAATATCGAAAATATGTTAAGAAGCTAATTTTATCACTTATCCAAAAGCTTTATTTGCTTTTTAATAAAACCTATATTTGAAAATTCAAACATAAATAAAATACTATAAAATATAAAAGAATACATGATTTAAGGAAGAAAATGAAATATGATGTAATTGTTGTTGGTGGTGGCCACGCAGGTATTGAAGCATCACTAGCAAGTGCTAGAATGGGAAAACAAACTCTATTAATTACTATGTTAGTTGAGCAAATTGGAGCAGCTTCATGTAATCCAGCTGTTGGTGGTCTTGCAAAAGGTCACTTAGTAAGAGAGCTTGATGCAATTGGTGGAGAAATGGGTCTTTGTACAGATGCAACTGGAATTCAATTTAGAATTTTAAATGCTTCAAAAGGTGCAGCAGTTCAAGGAAGCCGTGCTCAAATTGATATGGATAAATACAGAGAATATATGAGAAAAGTTTGTCATAATACTCCTAACTTAGAAATATATCAAGATGAAGTATCAAACTTACTTGTTAAAAATGAAAATGAAGTTTATGGGGTAAAAACAAAACTTGGTGAAGAGTTTGAAGCTAAAAAAGTAATCATCACAACTGGAACTTTTATGAAAGGTTTAATCCATATTGGCCAAAGCCAATACGAAGCTGGACGAGCTTGGGAATTACCCTCTTCAACTCTTTCAACACAATTAAAAGAACTAGGGTTAAATGTTGGACGACTTAAAACAGGAACACCTGCAAGAATTGATGGAAACTCTATAAATTTTGAAAATATGGATGCACATGGTGGAGATGTACAACCTGCACCATTTTCTTTTAGAACAAATAAAAGTGAGTTTAAACCAACACAATACCCTTGTTATATCACATATACAAATCTTGATACACACGGCACTATTACTTCAAACTTTGATAGAGCACCACTTTTTACAGGTCAAATTCAAGGAAGTGGTCCAAGATATTGTCCAAGTATTGAAGATAAAGTAAATAGATTCTCTGAACGTGATAGACATCAGTTATTTTTAGAACCACAAACTTCAATGTGTACAGAATACTATATAAATGGTTTAAGTACCTCACTTCCTATTGATGTTCAAAAAGAGATGATTCATTCTATCTCAGGACTTGAAAATGCAAAAATTATCAGATATGGATATGCAATTGAATATGATTATGTAGACCCAACTGAATTAAAACATACACTAGAAACAAAGAAAGTTAAAAACCTTTATAATGCAGGACAAATTAATGCAACAACAGGTTATGAAGAAGCTGCATCACAAGGTCTAATGGCAGGTATTAATGCATGTTTAGCAATTGATGGAAAAGAGCCATTTATCTTAAGACGAGATGAGGGATATATTGGAGTTTTAATTGATGATTTAGTTACAAAAGGTACTAATGAACCATATAGAATGTTTACTTCACGTGCTGAGTATAGACTTCTTTTAAGAGAAGAAAATGCAGACCTTAGACTTTCTAAATATGGTCATGACTTAGGTCTAATCGATGATGAAACATACGCAAAAGTTGAAAACAAAAGAAAAGTCTTAAATGATGCAGTTGAGTTTATGTCAAATGAATGGTTTACATCAAAAAAAGAAAACCTTGAATTACTTGAAGAAATTGGTGAAGATAAAATCAAAGATAGAGCACTTTTAATTGATATTGTAGGAAGAAACACAGTTAATAATGAAAAGTTTGATAAATTAGTTCCAAGTTTAGCAAATACAGACTCATATTTAAAAGAGCAAATTATTATTGAAGCTAAATATTATAGATATATTTTAAAGCAGCAAAAACAAATTGATAAAATGAAAAAGATGCTAAAACTAAAAATTCCTGAAAACTTTGATTTTAGAGGAGTTGCGGGACTTTCAAATGAAGCTGTAGAAAAACTAGAAAAATTTAAGCCACCTACACTATTTAATGCAAGCGAAATATCAGGTATTACGCCTGCTGCTATTGATATTATTCACTTAAATATAAACTTAAATAATAAAAAATAAAGGTACCACTTAGGTATCTTTATTAAAACTCAAACTTCTTTATTAAACAAAAATGATATAATAATTACTATTTAACTTTAAATTACCCTAGAAGGTTATTTTATGAATTATAAATTTAAAAAATTCTATTTATTACTACTTGTTATAGGAATTTTAAGCAGCCTAACTTTAGGTTATTTTTCATATAAAAACTTCTTAGAAAAAGAACAAATACAATTTGATTTTCACTCAAAAAATATTATTAAACAAATTGAAAATAGAATGGATACCTATAGAGAAATTCTTCATAGTGGTGAAGGTTTTTTTGAAGCTTCAAATGATGTTAATAGAAAAGAATGGAATATATTTGTAAATAAATTACAAATTCAAAAAT
This sequence is a window from Poseidonibacter parvus. Protein-coding genes within it:
- the mreC gene encoding rod shape-determining protein MreC — encoded protein: MLYLFEIDNLIIKKFTFFNDLKLSYINKVIGISTTVEKYFNQASTIEELRIQNNELKEYKILYTATQKQLDTIKEFVITMDADESKPNISLAKVLSYINFNDFTKVWLDQKKDDNSILGLITEEYAAGIVVNQNGKSVALLNGNKECSYAVFIGEDKIPGIITSSSDGKNLLIKYIPIWSEIKIGDEVITSGMDNIFFEGLKVGRIVEENTLPDMRTAVIKPYANVLKKKYFYTYKHYSHNKKDIEKPIEKDTKATNK
- the ribE gene encoding riboflavin synthase, which produces MFTGLIREMAKVESFNNNYLTLKAKYSPKIGDSIAINGACLTVVKILKDTFTVELSPESQKILAMENYKNKVHIEPAMMMGDRFEGHIVQGHVDCLGTISAIKNNGNSTDFFIDLPCEYSKYIIPKGSITIDGVSLTVNEVMEDSFRLTVIPHTIENTLFKGYKVGTKVNLETDMFARYIFNMFKKDDKKDKMTWDQVDKIMATY
- the mnmG gene encoding tRNA uridine-5-carboxymethylaminomethyl(34) synthesis enzyme MnmG, whose amino-acid sequence is MKYDVIVVGGGHAGIEASLASARMGKQTLLITMLVEQIGAASCNPAVGGLAKGHLVRELDAIGGEMGLCTDATGIQFRILNASKGAAVQGSRAQIDMDKYREYMRKVCHNTPNLEIYQDEVSNLLVKNENEVYGVKTKLGEEFEAKKVIITTGTFMKGLIHIGQSQYEAGRAWELPSSTLSTQLKELGLNVGRLKTGTPARIDGNSINFENMDAHGGDVQPAPFSFRTNKSEFKPTQYPCYITYTNLDTHGTITSNFDRAPLFTGQIQGSGPRYCPSIEDKVNRFSERDRHQLFLEPQTSMCTEYYINGLSTSLPIDVQKEMIHSISGLENAKIIRYGYAIEYDYVDPTELKHTLETKKVKNLYNAGQINATTGYEEAASQGLMAGINACLAIDGKEPFILRRDEGYIGVLIDDLVTKGTNEPYRMFTSRAEYRLLLREENADLRLSKYGHDLGLIDDETYAKVENKRKVLNDAVEFMSNEWFTSKKENLELLEEIGEDKIKDRALLIDIVGRNTVNNEKFDKLVPSLANTDSYLKEQIIIEAKYYRYILKQQKQIDKMKKMLKLKIPENFDFRGVAGLSNEAVEKLEKFKPPTLFNASEISGITPAAIDIIHLNINLNNKK